In one Mucilaginibacter sp. PAMB04168 genomic region, the following are encoded:
- a CDS encoding tetratricopeptide repeat protein, with protein sequence MQNWEDIYLEAEEAIRNANYLQAKQLLENIILEEPATAQAHNSLGWLYRTQFDDYNRAENHYRAAIKSNPQYPHAYVNLVILYTNLEQWDKAREIANKALIRPLVDKSIINYRLGILEEYAQNFDEAIKYYKKAIKLCLNFDSIEDYKRAISNCEFKATL encoded by the coding sequence ATGCAGAACTGGGAAGATATATATTTGGAGGCTGAAGAAGCCATACGTAACGCTAACTATTTGCAAGCAAAACAACTACTTGAAAACATAATATTAGAGGAACCAGCTACCGCACAGGCACATAACTCATTGGGCTGGTTGTACCGCACGCAATTTGATGATTATAACCGTGCAGAGAATCACTACAGAGCTGCTATTAAAAGCAACCCGCAATATCCGCACGCTTATGTAAACCTGGTTATACTATACACCAACCTGGAGCAGTGGGATAAAGCCCGTGAAATTGCGAATAAAGCGCTCATCAGGCCATTGGTTGATAAGTCTATTATAAATTATCGCCTGGGTATTTTAGAGGAGTATGCGCAAAACTTTGATGAGGCGATTAAATACTACAAAAAAGCCATTAAGCTTTGCTTGAACTTTGATTCTATTGAAGATTATAAGCGGGCAATCAGCAATTGTGAATTTAAAGCAACGCTTTAA
- the purL gene encoding phosphoribosylformylglycinamidine synthase subunit PurL, translating to MEQNQLTTVDTAKDLGLLPEEFERIKEILGRTPNFTELSIFSVMWSEHCSYKNSIKWLKTLPRDGSRMLAKAGEENAGVVDLGDGIGCAFKIESHNHPSALEPYQGAATGVGGINRDIFTMGARPIAQLNSLRFGDLSLDRTKWLVKGVVKGIGDYGNAFGIPTVGGELFFDECYNVNPLVNAMSAGILMEGDMVSATSYGVGNPVYIVGSSTGKDGIHGAAFASKNITEDSVNDLPAVQVGDPFQEKLLLEASLEVIRTGAVVGMQDMGAAGIICSNSEMSAKGEHGMRIDLDKVPTRQENMKPFEILLSESQERMLIVVHKGREAEVQAVFDKWDLNCVQIGEVTDTKRLEYYMNGELVADVPADDLVLGGGAPVYEREYREPAYYQEYQKFNINDVPVPESMVDVAEHLIAHPNIASKRWVTDQYDSMVGTATMTTNRPSDAAIVAVKGTNKAIALTVDCNSRYVNADPQKGCAIAVAEAARNITCSGGEPVAITNCLNFGNPYVPEVFWQFVGAIKGMGEACRKFETPVTGGNVSFYNQSTDDGPVFPTPTIGMLGVLDDKDNIMTADFKQPGDFIYLIGESQNDIASSQYLASYHKIQASPAPYFDLDKEYAMHQVIKELIKHKVVASAHDVADGGLYIALLESAMPLGLGFDIATDADFRKDAFLFGEAQGRVVVSVAPEEQDRFTEMMATSEVEYTMLGTVTNGFLNVDEELYGHVTDIKLLYDNVLHVALGE from the coding sequence GTGGAGCAAAACCAACTTACTACCGTTGACACGGCCAAAGATTTAGGCCTTCTTCCCGAAGAGTTTGAGCGTATAAAAGAAATTCTGGGCCGCACCCCAAATTTTACCGAACTATCTATTTTCTCGGTGATGTGGAGCGAGCACTGTTCCTACAAAAACTCTATTAAATGGCTTAAAACATTACCACGTGATGGTTCGCGCATGCTGGCCAAAGCCGGTGAAGAGAACGCCGGTGTGGTTGACTTAGGCGATGGAATTGGCTGCGCTTTCAAAATTGAATCGCATAACCACCCATCGGCACTTGAGCCTTACCAAGGTGCAGCAACCGGCGTTGGCGGTATTAACCGCGATATTTTTACGATGGGAGCACGGCCAATAGCACAGCTTAACTCGTTGCGTTTTGGTGACCTTAGCCTCGACCGCACTAAATGGCTGGTTAAAGGCGTTGTAAAAGGCATTGGTGATTACGGTAATGCTTTTGGCATTCCGACTGTGGGCGGCGAGCTGTTTTTTGATGAATGTTATAATGTAAATCCGTTGGTAAATGCTATGTCGGCTGGTATACTAATGGAAGGCGATATGGTTTCGGCTACATCGTACGGTGTAGGTAATCCGGTATATATCGTTGGTTCATCAACCGGTAAAGACGGTATACACGGTGCTGCATTTGCTTCCAAAAATATTACTGAAGATTCGGTTAACGACTTGCCGGCCGTACAGGTGGGTGATCCTTTCCAGGAAAAACTGTTGCTAGAGGCCTCATTAGAAGTAATCAGGACTGGCGCTGTAGTAGGTATGCAGGATATGGGCGCTGCGGGTATCATTTGCTCTAACTCCGAAATGTCGGCCAAGGGTGAGCATGGTATGCGCATTGATCTCGATAAGGTACCGACACGCCAGGAAAACATGAAGCCTTTTGAGATCTTATTATCTGAATCGCAAGAGCGTATGCTGATTGTAGTGCATAAAGGCCGCGAGGCTGAGGTACAAGCAGTATTTGACAAATGGGATTTAAACTGCGTTCAAATAGGCGAGGTAACCGATACAAAACGCCTGGAGTACTACATGAATGGCGAACTGGTTGCCGATGTTCCAGCCGATGATTTGGTATTGGGCGGCGGCGCGCCGGTTTACGAGCGTGAGTACCGCGAGCCTGCTTATTACCAGGAATACCAAAAATTTAACATAAACGATGTACCGGTACCCGAAAGCATGGTTGATGTGGCCGAGCATTTAATTGCTCACCCCAACATTGCCTCAAAACGCTGGGTAACCGACCAATACGATAGCATGGTAGGCACTGCCACCATGACCACCAACCGCCCTAGTGATGCTGCTATTGTTGCTGTAAAAGGCACTAATAAAGCTATTGCATTAACGGTTGACTGTAACTCTCGCTATGTAAATGCCGACCCGCAAAAAGGTTGTGCTATTGCCGTGGCCGAAGCTGCACGTAACATTACCTGTTCTGGTGGTGAGCCGGTAGCTATTACCAACTGCTTAAATTTTGGTAACCCATATGTGCCTGAGGTATTTTGGCAGTTTGTAGGTGCCATCAAAGGCATGGGCGAGGCTTGCCGTAAGTTTGAAACACCGGTAACCGGCGGTAACGTAAGCTTCTATAACCAAAGCACAGATGATGGCCCGGTTTTCCCGACGCCAACTATTGGTATGCTGGGCGTACTGGATGATAAGGACAACATCATGACAGCTGATTTTAAACAGCCGGGTGATTTTATTTATTTGATTGGTGAATCACAAAACGATATAGCTTCATCACAATACTTAGCTTCTTATCACAAGATTCAGGCATCACCAGCCCCTTACTTTGATTTGGATAAAGAGTATGCTATGCACCAGGTGATTAAAGAGCTAATTAAGCATAAAGTAGTAGCCTCTGCCCATGATGTGGCTGACGGTGGCTTATACATTGCGCTGTTGGAATCTGCCATGCCGTTAGGTTTGGGTTTTGACATTGCTACAGATGCTGATTTCCGTAAGGACGCTTTCTTATTTGGCGAGGCACAGGGCAGGGTGGTAGTGAGTGTTGCGCCCGAGGAGCAGGATCGCTTTACCGAAATGATGGCTACAAGCGAGGTAGAGTATACCATGCTGGGTACCGTAACTAACGGCTTTTTGAACGTTGACGAGGAGCTTTATGGCCACGTAACCGACATCAAATTGCTTTACGATAATGTATTGCATGTGGCATTAGGCGAATAA
- a CDS encoding VOC family protein: MLTLKHIHHVAVICSDYEQSKRFYTEVLGLNVVREIYRAERQSYKLDLAVAGQYQIELFSFPNPPARPSRPEATGLRHLAFAVDDLEQAVTQLQNNGVVTESIRTDEYTGKRFTFFADPDGLPLELYEV; encoded by the coding sequence ATGCTAACACTTAAGCACATACACCATGTAGCCGTCATCTGTTCTGATTATGAGCAGTCGAAAAGGTTTTACACGGAGGTATTGGGCTTAAATGTTGTACGAGAGATTTATCGGGCCGAAAGACAATCATACAAGCTCGATCTGGCTGTTGCAGGGCAATACCAGATCGAGCTTTTTTCTTTTCCCAATCCACCTGCAAGGCCATCCCGACCAGAAGCGACCGGTTTAAGGCACTTAGCGTTTGCGGTTGACGATCTGGAACAGGCTGTTACCCAATTGCAGAATAATGGCGTAGTCACAGAATCTATCCGTACGGATGAATACACTGGCAAACGCTTCACTTTCTTTGCCGACCCAGACGGCTTGCCGCTGGAGCTGTACGAGGTTTAG
- a CDS encoding methyltransferase, which translates to MTDIFNFKQFSVNQAGCAMRVNTDGVLLGALALQRDAEQILDIGTGTGVIALMLAQRFPNAKVNAVEIDEAAVLTAGENFSASPFVERLREHHSSFQHHFTVNSASKYDLIVSNPPFYIRSLQSPGAAKSLAKHADEAFFEELIAHCSAHLTTEGSIWLILPPETAELVKLLAEKMYLHLTQVINIQSFAHSTPHRQILTFKSQQTVIQNQRLILYSEPKLHTDAYKGILKDFLTIF; encoded by the coding sequence ATGACCGATATTTTTAATTTTAAGCAGTTTAGCGTTAACCAGGCCGGCTGCGCCATGAGGGTGAATACTGATGGTGTTTTACTTGGCGCATTAGCCTTACAGCGCGATGCAGAACAGATATTAGATATTGGCACCGGCACAGGTGTTATTGCGCTAATGCTGGCGCAGCGTTTTCCGAACGCAAAAGTAAATGCTGTAGAGATAGACGAGGCAGCAGTTTTAACGGCGGGTGAAAATTTTTCGGCTTCACCTTTTGTTGAACGTTTGCGGGAGCACCATAGCAGCTTTCAGCATCATTTTACGGTTAATTCTGCAAGTAAGTACGACCTAATCGTTTCTAATCCTCCGTTCTATATCCGTTCTTTGCAGTCGCCCGGAGCTGCTAAATCTTTGGCTAAGCATGCTGATGAAGCTTTTTTCGAAGAACTGATTGCGCATTGTTCAGCACATTTAACTACTGAGGGCAGTATATGGCTCATCCTTCCTCCTGAAACGGCTGAACTTGTTAAGCTCCTGGCTGAAAAAATGTACTTGCATCTAACGCAGGTCATTAATATACAATCTTTTGCACATTCAACACCTCACAGGCAGATTCTAACTTTCAAATCCCAACAAACTGTTATACAAAACCAACGTTTAATACTGTATAGCGAGCCCAAGTTACACACTGATGCCTACAAAGGCATTTTGAAGGACTTTCTGACCATATTTTAA
- a CDS encoding metallophosphoesterase family protein: MTRIGLISDTHGYLDDGVFKHFADCDEIWHAGDFGTIELADQLAAFKPLKGVYGNIDDAKIKQTFPENLRFNCEEINVWMTHIGGYPDKYSPAVKRTIYTNPPDLFISGHSHILKVIFDKKINCLHLNPGAAGKQGWHKVKTLIKFCVSGKKIHNLEVVELNNNM; encoded by the coding sequence ATGACCCGCATTGGCTTAATTTCAGATACCCACGGTTATCTGGACGATGGTGTATTTAAACATTTTGCAGACTGTGATGAGATTTGGCATGCCGGCGATTTTGGAACTATTGAATTAGCTGACCAGTTGGCCGCATTTAAACCATTAAAGGGTGTTTACGGTAATATTGATGATGCAAAAATCAAACAAACATTTCCGGAAAACCTGCGTTTCAATTGCGAAGAAATAAATGTATGGATGACACATATTGGCGGTTATCCTGACAAATACAGTCCGGCTGTAAAGCGTACAATTTACACTAACCCTCCCGATTTATTTATCAGCGGGCACTCTCATATTTTGAAAGTTATTTTTGATAAAAAGATCAATTGCCTGCATTTAAACCCCGGAGCCGCAGGAAAACAAGGATGGCACAAGGTGAAAACATTGATAAAATTTTGCGTTTCCGGAAAAAAAATTCATAACTTGGAGGTCGTAGAACTCAATAATAATATGTAA
- the fbp gene encoding class 1 fructose-bisphosphatase, whose translation MKAVKTLGQFIIEKQADFPYAKGELSRLLRDIAIAAKIVNREINKAGLADIIGDMGTVNIQGEGQKKLDVYANEQFIAALQSGGECCIVVSEENDEYIYIDSEISKNAKYIVAIDPLDGSSNIDVNVGVGTIFSIFRRKSVEGKATLEDVLQKGTEQIAAGYVVYGSSTMLVYTTGKGVNGFTLDPSIGEFCLSHPDMQVPKEGYIYSINEGYYAHFPDGIKKYIKYCQVEDEKTRRPYTSRYTGSMVADIHRTLIKGGIFMYPMTAQAPKGKLRLIYECNPIAFIVEQAGGKATNGYERILELDVTELHQRSAIVIGSSSMVEKAEEMLACFSPQITKRSFEGVVSIQ comes from the coding sequence ATGAAAGCAGTAAAAACACTAGGACAATTCATAATCGAAAAACAGGCAGATTTCCCTTATGCCAAAGGCGAACTGTCGCGCCTGTTACGTGATATAGCTATAGCAGCTAAAATCGTTAACCGCGAAATCAATAAAGCAGGCCTTGCCGATATTATTGGTGATATGGGCACGGTGAACATTCAGGGCGAAGGTCAGAAGAAACTGGATGTATATGCCAACGAACAATTTATAGCAGCTTTACAAAGCGGTGGCGAGTGCTGCATTGTGGTATCAGAAGAAAACGATGAGTATATCTATATAGACTCCGAAATCTCTAAAAATGCTAAATACATTGTTGCGATAGATCCGTTGGATGGCTCATCTAATATAGATGTGAATGTGGGCGTGGGTACCATATTTTCTATATTCCGCCGTAAATCGGTAGAGGGGAAAGCTACACTTGAGGATGTGCTACAAAAAGGTACAGAGCAAATTGCTGCCGGCTATGTTGTTTATGGCTCATCTACCATGTTGGTTTATACTACGGGCAAAGGCGTTAATGGCTTTACGTTAGATCCATCTATTGGCGAGTTTTGCTTATCACACCCGGATATGCAGGTGCCTAAAGAGGGCTACATCTATTCTATCAATGAGGGTTACTATGCGCATTTTCCGGATGGTATTAAAAAATACATTAAGTACTGCCAGGTAGAGGATGAGAAAACCCGTCGCCCTTACACATCGCGCTATACCGGTTCTATGGTGGCCGATATACATCGTACTCTTATAAAGGGAGGCATATTTATGTACCCTATGACGGCACAGGCACCTAAAGGTAAGCTGCGTTTAATTTATGAATGTAACCCGATTGCTTTCATTGTTGAACAGGCGGGCGGAAAAGCAACCAATGGTTACGAACGCATTCTGGAACTGGACGTTACGGAGTTGCACCAACGTTCGGCAATTGTTATTGGCTCATCAAGTATGGTTGAAAAAGCCGAAGAAATGCTGGCTTGTTTCTCGCCTCAGATAACCAAGCGCAGTTTTGAGGGCGTTGTATCGATACAATAA
- the rnhA gene encoding ribonuclease HI: protein MIEIFTDGASSGNPGPGGYGVVLRAGKHYKELAEGFRKTTNNRMELLAVIKGLEALKSPNQQVTIYSDSKYVVDAVEKRWVHGWLQKGFAGKKNKDLWLRYLEVSKLHQIRFVWVKGHAGHPENERCDRLAVAASQQKNLLVDSVFEVESSKGNAI, encoded by the coding sequence ATGATCGAAATTTTTACAGACGGCGCGTCGAGCGGTAACCCTGGTCCGGGCGGATATGGTGTAGTGCTGCGCGCTGGCAAACATTATAAGGAACTTGCTGAAGGCTTCCGTAAAACCACTAATAACCGAATGGAACTGCTGGCCGTTATAAAAGGCCTCGAAGCGCTAAAAAGCCCCAACCAGCAAGTAACCATCTATTCAGACTCTAAATATGTAGTCGATGCCGTTGAAAAACGGTGGGTACATGGCTGGCTGCAAAAAGGATTTGCCGGTAAAAAAAACAAAGACTTATGGTTGCGTTACCTTGAAGTAAGCAAACTGCATCAAATACGCTTTGTATGGGTAAAAGGCCATGCCGGTCACCCCGAAAATGAACGGTGCGACCGCTTAGCCGTAGCAGCATCTCAGCAAAAAAACTTACTTGTAGATTCGGTATTTGAAGTAGAAAGCAGTAAAGGTAACGCTATATAA
- a CDS encoding TIGR00341 family protein translates to MGEISKAISHFVEHRFSLNEDKAAEPVIIESIRKNVDFKGSNLWALIFAVFIASIGLNVNSTAVIIGAMLISPIMGPVMGIGLGIGINDLELVKKGGKNLLVATMFSILTSTIYFYITPLHEAQSELLARTSPSIWDVFIAFFGGMAGMVAASRNERSNVIPGVAIATALMPPLCTAGFGIATGNWFYFLGAIYLYFINSVFIAIATFLITRYLKMNRKHFDNPRTEKKVTRYMIIMVVVTIVPSIFMAYRIVDKSIFETSARKFVDEQFNFPGTQVVSRSYQYSQNNKSIDLLLIGTELSKRELDSLRLHLNDYKLRGTELKIRQGLNAKQEIDLSQIKASIIEDVFSKQAAVDTLKRQPVKKGVADTNVLAEFKVLYPAIRSFGLGSMTIHDASSAKADTIKVVLASFRSALRPADRAKLEQWLRIRYHSEKLRLVVQ, encoded by the coding sequence ATGGGAGAAATATCAAAAGCTATTAGCCACTTTGTAGAGCACCGTTTCAGCCTGAATGAAGACAAAGCTGCCGAGCCGGTTATCATCGAATCGATCCGTAAGAATGTTGACTTTAAAGGTTCTAACCTGTGGGCACTGATCTTTGCTGTTTTCATTGCCTCTATTGGCCTTAACGTAAACTCGACAGCTGTGATCATCGGCGCCATGCTAATCTCTCCGATTATGGGCCCTGTTATGGGTATTGGTCTGGGTATCGGTATCAACGACCTGGAATTGGTAAAAAAAGGCGGAAAAAATCTTTTGGTAGCCACCATGTTTAGCATTCTTACTTCTACCATCTATTTTTATATTACCCCACTGCATGAGGCACAGTCGGAGTTGCTGGCCAGAACATCTCCCTCTATATGGGATGTTTTCATTGCTTTTTTTGGTGGCATGGCCGGCATGGTAGCCGCATCAAGAAACGAACGCAGTAATGTAATACCAGGAGTGGCCATAGCTACAGCTTTGATGCCTCCGTTGTGCACTGCAGGCTTCGGGATCGCAACGGGTAATTGGTTCTATTTTCTTGGTGCCATCTACCTTTATTTTATTAATAGCGTTTTTATTGCGATCGCTACTTTTCTGATCACCCGGTACTTGAAAATGAACCGTAAACATTTTGATAATCCGCGTACCGAAAAGAAAGTGACCCGATACATGATCATTATGGTGGTCGTCACCATTGTGCCGAGTATTTTCATGGCTTACAGGATTGTTGATAAAAGTATTTTTGAAACGAGTGCACGTAAGTTTGTAGATGAGCAATTCAACTTTCCTGGTACACAGGTAGTTTCCAGGTCCTATCAATATAGTCAAAACAATAAGTCCATAGATCTGCTGCTTATTGGCACTGAACTCAGTAAGCGGGAGCTCGATTCATTAAGACTGCACTTGAATGATTATAAGCTTCGTGGAACAGAACTGAAGATCAGGCAGGGCCTGAATGCCAAGCAGGAGATAGATCTCTCGCAAATCAAAGCAAGTATTATAGAAGATGTTTTCAGCAAACAGGCGGCCGTTGATACGCTAAAACGCCAGCCTGTGAAAAAAGGGGTAGCAGATACCAATGTATTGGCGGAATTTAAAGTGCTATATCCTGCCATCCGCTCTTTTGGGTTGGGTAGTATGACCATACATGATGCATCTTCAGCTAAAGCTGATACCATTAAGGTAGTCTTAGCAAGTTTCCGGTCGGCATTACGCCCGGCGGACAGGGCAAAACTAGAGCAGTGGTTACGCATACGCTATCACTCTGAGAAATTACGGTTGGTCGTCCAGTAA
- a CDS encoding TonB-dependent receptor, which yields MPISMKYLFVCVLCCCCGVLYGQSVTGHIVDGHQQPVAFANVSLLSPQDSAVRSTLTDGNGTYHFGKVSPGRYKVAISIIGFKQAASSLFNMISTDVILPDIQLVADSKQLSDVIVTGRKPFLEQRADKLIVNVQSSVLAAGATAAEVLRRVPGMRVLNDRVTMTGKNKLIIMVDGRLSQYQDMNVLLRAIPASNIDRIEVISNPSAKFDAEGDTIINIVLKRRQIAGTNGTIGFAMGADPYTLNEVKQGNQLYQRYNPSVSANHRSGKFNVFGSYNYIYRTQFEVNIINRYNNNNYYDQRNYNPSNYGIHTYQAGADFKADSLNTIGIVVNAFNRKGNGDFQNVSLQTNTTNGSLTDAFNSQNLQNNINNNQALNINWRHTFAKAGQSLTVDADAAHYLLDNTSDIYVYPITGKIIHNYQRIKNPINFETIKADYLQPLGKNSKFESGFKTSLAKIDNNLLFEQNNLIDAGRSNRFLYRENINAAYGNFYTTLGKWDFQAGLRAEQTVANGTSSGQKVLNRNYVQAFPSLLLTRRLDSVLAITGQYSRRIGRPSYQQQNPFEVYLDPLTYTKGNPLIKPQTTNSAKLSLTYTGLPVLALSYDQTSDVIVDYAPQQKTVVDANGVPRLVSFSVADNLAKAQNFTAQLNFPIKAGKVVDGYGGLITTLQRYAALYQGSTFEAEKWSYVFFAQADVKISATWAAQFSAYYATSSQYEFIKAGRNSSVDLGIAKKFLNNHGKISLSVSDLFFGDRTLGNINYEDIDLHLKQYNDTRNIILAFVYSFGSQHLKAAGTRTSGADEETKRVKTNL from the coding sequence ATGCCCATTTCGATGAAGTATCTGTTTGTGTGCGTTTTGTGCTGCTGTTGTGGCGTGCTTTACGGTCAAAGTGTTACCGGACATATTGTTGACGGTCATCAACAGCCTGTGGCATTTGCTAATGTTTCCTTATTGAGCCCACAGGACTCAGCAGTACGGTCAACGCTAACCGACGGAAATGGAACCTATCATTTCGGCAAAGTGTCTCCCGGCAGATATAAAGTAGCTATCAGTATCATAGGTTTCAAGCAGGCCGCATCTTCACTCTTTAATATGATTTCAACGGATGTCATCTTGCCGGATATACAGCTTGTTGCGGATTCAAAGCAGCTGAGCGATGTAATTGTTACTGGGCGAAAACCCTTTCTAGAGCAGCGGGCCGATAAGCTAATTGTTAATGTACAAAGCAGTGTACTAGCAGCCGGTGCTACCGCCGCCGAGGTTTTGCGCCGGGTACCTGGTATGCGGGTGCTGAATGACCGTGTTACCATGACTGGTAAAAATAAGCTGATCATCATGGTTGATGGCCGCTTGTCGCAATACCAGGACATGAATGTATTGCTCAGGGCAATTCCTGCAAGCAACATCGACCGTATTGAGGTGATCAGTAATCCATCGGCTAAGTTTGATGCCGAGGGCGATACCATTATTAACATAGTTTTAAAACGCAGGCAAATAGCGGGTACCAATGGTACCATAGGCTTTGCTATGGGAGCCGACCCGTACACCTTAAATGAGGTGAAACAAGGCAATCAGCTGTACCAGCGTTATAATCCCTCTGTATCGGCAAACCACCGAAGTGGTAAGTTTAATGTTTTTGGCAGTTACAATTACATCTATCGTACGCAATTTGAAGTCAACATAATAAACCGTTATAACAATAACAACTATTACGATCAACGCAATTATAATCCTTCGAACTATGGCATACACACTTACCAGGCCGGTGCCGATTTTAAGGCCGATAGCCTAAACACGATTGGCATTGTAGTTAATGCCTTTAATCGTAAAGGAAATGGTGATTTTCAAAACGTCTCTTTGCAGACCAATACGACCAACGGCAGTTTAACAGATGCCTTCAACAGCCAAAACCTGCAGAACAACATTAACAATAACCAGGCTCTGAATATCAACTGGCGTCACACTTTTGCCAAGGCTGGTCAAAGTCTTACGGTTGATGCTGACGCCGCCCATTACCTGCTTGATAACACCAGCGATATTTATGTTTACCCTATTACAGGCAAGATTATCCACAATTATCAGCGCATTAAAAATCCCATAAATTTTGAAACTATTAAAGCTGATTATTTACAACCTTTAGGCAAAAACAGCAAGTTCGAATCCGGTTTTAAAACCAGCTTAGCTAAAATTGATAATAATCTTTTATTCGAGCAAAACAACCTCATCGATGCCGGCCGGTCTAACCGCTTCCTGTACCGTGAAAATATCAACGCTGCTTATGGAAATTTTTATACCACGCTTGGCAAATGGGATTTTCAGGCCGGTTTGCGGGCCGAGCAAACTGTAGCTAACGGAACATCGAGCGGTCAAAAGGTATTAAACCGTAATTATGTTCAGGCTTTTCCCAGCTTATTGCTTACCCGCAGACTAGACAGTGTTTTGGCCATAACGGGTCAATACAGCAGGCGCATTGGCAGGCCAAGTTACCAGCAGCAAAATCCTTTCGAAGTATACCTAGATCCGCTTACCTACACCAAGGGCAACCCCTTAATAAAACCGCAAACCACAAACTCTGCAAAGCTGAGCCTGACTTATACGGGGTTGCCGGTGTTAGCTTTATCATACGACCAAACAAGTGACGTTATTGTTGACTACGCCCCTCAGCAAAAAACAGTGGTTGATGCCAACGGCGTGCCTCGACTGGTAAGTTTTAGCGTTGCAGATAATTTGGCAAAGGCACAAAACTTTACGGCTCAATTAAATTTTCCTATTAAAGCAGGCAAAGTTGTTGATGGTTACGGTGGATTAATTACCACTTTACAACGCTATGCGGCTTTGTATCAAGGCAGCACTTTTGAAGCCGAGAAATGGAGCTACGTCTTTTTTGCTCAAGCCGATGTTAAAATATCAGCAACCTGGGCAGCCCAATTTAGTGCCTATTACGCCACATCAAGCCAGTATGAGTTTATTAAGGCCGGGCGTAATAGCAGTGTTGATTTAGGTATCGCCAAGAAATTCTTAAATAACCACGGTAAAATTAGTTTGAGCGTATCCGATCTGTTTTTTGGCGACCGCACCTTAGGTAATATTAATTATGAGGACATTGATTTGCATTTAAAGCAGTATAATGATACAAGGAATATTATATTGGCATTTGTTTACAGCTTTGGCAGTCAGCACCTAAAAGCTGCCGGAACGCGCACCTCCGGTGCCGATGAGGAGACCAAGCGAGTTAAAACCAATTTATAA
- a CDS encoding response regulator transcription factor yields the protein MHKILVLEDDYKMGSELRQFFTNRDFNCDQVYDGHMFFKQTELTTYDIYILDVNVPGLNGFDVCKRIRQNNKSVPILMLTAYSAVEDKVNALQNGADDYLVKPFHLEELLARVNALLRRSQNSSTEEKKVYQIEDLLINSSEMKVSRGGKEIVLTPKEYRLLELLASAEGRPVSKQTIATKVWDINFETGTNTIEVYVNYLRNKIDKGFDKTLIHTRTGFGYYLK from the coding sequence ATGCATAAGATACTGGTTCTTGAAGACGATTATAAAATGGGCAGTGAGTTACGCCAGTTTTTTACCAATCGAGACTTTAATTGCGATCAGGTATATGATGGCCATATGTTTTTTAAGCAAACCGAACTTACAACTTACGACATTTATATACTGGATGTTAATGTTCCGGGCCTTAACGGCTTTGATGTTTGTAAGAGAATAAGGCAGAACAATAAATCGGTACCTATACTCATGCTAACCGCCTATAGTGCGGTAGAGGATAAAGTGAATGCCTTGCAAAACGGGGCAGATGATTACCTGGTCAAACCCTTCCACCTGGAAGAGTTACTGGCAAGGGTTAATGCACTTCTACGTCGCAGCCAAAACTCATCAACGGAAGAAAAGAAGGTTTACCAGATTGAAGATTTGCTTATCAATTCATCCGAAATGAAGGTGAGCCGTGGTGGTAAAGAGATTGTACTCACTCCAAAAGAATATCGCTTGTTGGAGCTCCTGGCTTCCGCCGAAGGCAGGCCGGTATCCAAGCAAACCATCGCCACTAAGGTTTGGGATATTAATTTTGAAACTGGTACCAATACCATTGAAGTTTACGTGAACTATTTGCGTAATAAAATTGATAAGGGGTTTGACAAAACACTTATCCACACCCGTACCGGATTTGGATACTATTTAAAATAG